ACTTCAAACTTCTCTTAAGTAACTTTTCTCCATCTTTATGGTTATTATTATAATTAATTTCACAAACTGCTATATTATATAAACATTTAGACTTTATAAATTCCTTGTTATCCATTTTATTTATATAATTCAAGCTCTTATTATAAAAATCCATACTCTTTTGGAACATACCTAATAAATAATATATTAGTCCTAAGTTATAATACACAAGAGCATCCCTATCATATAAACTTAATGCATTTAAATATTTATCTCTAGCTTTAAATAAATCCCCATAAAATCTTAAATCAATATCTGCCATTACAGACTCTGTAAAATAATTATCTGGATACTTCTTTAATGCTTTATAACATTGCTCTGCTAGTTCTAAATCTTTTTCATTAAAGGAAACTATAAATAAAAGCATTTGCTTTCCCCAATTTAAATCTAAAATTTCCTTATTATCTTTTATATACTCTTTTAAATATCTATGTATAGCTTTATGACCACTTATTCCTTCTAATATCAACTCTTTATAATTAGAGTCATCAATATTTTGCCTATAATTGTCTAATAGAAGTTTTTCATACTTCCTACTTAAGTGTTTTTTCATTACTGCCCATTATTCTCCCTTCAAAATAAATAATATAACAAATATAAGTATACAATATTTTTTCATTTACATGCAAAAGTTTATTTATTAACACTTATTTATTTTATGCATAGAATAAAGTGTGTTTATGTTATAGGAGGCTTAGAAATGTTTAATTATTATAATCCTTATTCCATATGTATCCCTGTTCCTGTTTATTTTAAACCTAATCAACCAATGACACCTATGCAATATGATCATACAAGTAATATTAAAGAAAATGATGATGATTTAAAAAGTTTATACCCAAAAATTTGTTTTAGAATCTATCCTTTAGTTAAACAGCATTGCGACATAATGGAAAAAGAAAAAGGTGAAAACCATTGTCCTTCTAAAAAAGAAGTAGATATTGCATGCAAAAAAATTTATGAAAAAATCAAACCTCAATTAGATGATGATGACGACGATAAGGATTGTTCTAGACAACGTCGCTATAGGAGACGTCATGCTGTAAGGGATATTGCAGGAATACTACTTATAAATGAACTTTTAGGTAGACGAAGAAGAAGGCGAAGAAGATATTATAATTATAATAATGATTATGGTTATAATTACGATTATAATTATGATGATGACTACGACTATTTTGATTAATATTTTTAATAAACATAAGAAATATTTTTTATAAATTTTTTAAAAAAATATCTCAAAATAAAAATAGCTTTAATTTTAAAACCGTAAATATATTATATTTACTATATTAAAATTAAAGCTATTTTGAGATATACTCTTCTTATAATATATTAATGTAATACCAATGCTGGTATTAAAATACTCATACCTGTTATTAATAGAGCTGATATTAGTCCCCCTAAGACAGCACATAAAACTAAAATTCTATTTTTTTCTTAATAGCATCCCATACTTCTTCATCTTTTTTATCTAATAATATGTTATACTTATTTCCTCTTATTTCTGTATCAAATTTACAAACTGAGGAATATATACAGTAATCACAAGAAGATCCATCTTTCTTTTTATATGGCTTTATCTCTATATTTCCTTCTAACATTTCCTCGCAAATTTCAATTATTGTATACCTTACATATTTTCTTAATGTTTCAAACTCTTCTTTTGTAGCTACAGAGGATCTGCCTTCTGACACCTCTCCATCTTTTTTAAGCATAACAGGTATTATATCTGATATTCCGGATATTATATTATCCATATCTTTTATAACATTAGGATCATTTAAAATTAATCCTTTCATTTTCAAATTTTTTATTATGCTTTTTTCAATTTCATTATCGCTCATGTCTACAGTATTTTTTACTATAGGATCATCTAATTTTAAATATAAAAGTGCTCCTGGTTCTCCATTTATACCAGATCTTTCAGCTAATTCCATAAGTATAGCATCCAAATATATTAAAAGTTGCAATTGCAGACCATAATAAACATCAGATAGTTTGAATTCCTTTGTTCCTGATTTATAATCTATTATTTTTAAATAAGTAGCTCCATCCTTTTGCAAAAGATCTACTCTATCTACTCTTCCTATTAGATTTACAACTTCTCCAGAATGAAGTTCCATTGCTATAGGAGGATAATCTCCATCTACATCAAAGGATAGCTCATAATAACTTGGTTTAAAATTACCTCTTTTTATATGTTCTCCTATAAGCCATATAGATCTTTTTAAAATCTTTTTCACACTCTTTGTTACATATTCATATCTCTTTGAACTATTTAATATTTCTAAAGATTTATTATCTAATTCATCATTAATTAATTTATCAATTTCTTCTTCTGCCCAATTTAAATCCATGGTATTCCAGTCAAGTCCTTCTTTTTCTAATTCGTGTGAGAACTTTTCTAATATGCTATGCATGAAAATTCCTAAATCCGGATAACTTAAATTAAATATTTTTCTATCCTTAGCTTTTAGTCCATATTGTATAAAATAAGCAAAAGGACATTGAGAAAATTTTTCTACCCTAGATACACTTATTTTTAATGGCTTACCATATAAATTTCTTATCTTTTTAGTTTCTATATATTTGCTTTGATTTGTATAATCAAATCCTTTTATTAATCTATTTAATTTTTCAATCCAAAAATCATTTTCCAAATACCATTTATAAGTATCTCCCCATGCATTATCTATTTTTACACCCTCTACATCCTTTCTTAAATTAGATATTAAATAATTAAAAGTTGGCTTAGCAGAGGATATATTTTTTAGTGCTTCTTCTTCACTATTAGATTTTACTATATCATTTTCTTCACATATATTTGTAAATATTTTTTTTATCCTTGATATAATTATAGATGGTCTTAAAGTTTTTCCCTCTCCATCTGCTATAGGATAACTTAGTCTTAAATATTTACTTGGAGTAGTTAATGTAGAGTAAACTAAAAATTGCTCTTCAAAAGCTACACTTTTAGTATCCTTAGCTATTTCTAATCCCTTATCTAATAAAAACTGTCTATCATCATCATTTAAAATTCCTTCTTCCTTTAATGGAGCTGGAAATATACCATCATTTACCCCTACTATATATAAAATATTTATATTGTGACTTCTAAGTCTTGTTATACTTCCTACTATTACTTGATCTAGCGCAGGTGGAATAAGTCCTATTTCATATTCTGAAAATCCTGTTTGAAGCACCTTAAAAAACTCTTTTAAGGATATTTTTTCTTCACCTATAACCTCTACTATTTGCTCTAAAACCTCCACAACTATATTCCATATTTGATTGTATTCACTTGCCTTTTCTATTTCACCTTCTAATTTAAACTCTTCTATCATACCCTGTATTTTATCTGGTAGATTTATACCACATAAAAATTCATACAATACTTCACAAAATTCTTTTGCTCTATCTTTTCTTTTGAGACTTTCGTTAAGAGATACAATAGGTTCCATCGCTTTATATCTTATATCATTTATTTTATTTAACAACTCTTTTTCAACATTCTCTTCTAATTCATAATTGCTAAAAGACTTATGTTCCCAAGGTTTATTAATAGTCCAAGTATATCCTTTAATACCATTAGCAAGCACATAATTTTCTAATATATCTATTTCTTCATTACTAATATCTAAAAGTCCAGTTTTTAAATATCTAAATACAGATTCATAAGTGCAGTTTTTAGATAAAACCTCTAGTGCAGAAAGAATTAATATTATTATTGGATTATTATTTATTTCTCTTTTTTTATCTATAAAAAATGGAATATTATATTGCAAAAAAACTGAACTTATTATATTTTCATATCCATTTAAATCTCCCGTAATCACTGCTATATCTTTAAAT
Above is a window of Clostridium sporogenes DNA encoding:
- a CDS encoding tetratricopeptide repeat protein, yielding MKKHLSRKYEKLLLDNYRQNIDDSNYKELILEGISGHKAIHRYLKEYIKDNKEILDLNWGKQMLLFIVSFNEKDLELAEQCYKALKKYPDNYFTESVMADIDLRFYGDLFKARDKYLNALSLYDRDALVYYNLGLIYYLLGMFQKSMDFYNKSLNYINKMDNKEFIKSKCLYNIAVCEINYNNNHKDGEKLLKRSLKLNPNYIEANDLLEKLRGEK
- the addB gene encoding helicase-exonuclease AddAB subunit AddB, which produces MSLRFIYGRAGSGKSQFCLNSIKKRIEEDVDRPLILLVPEQFSFQAERNLIEVLEGKTGFKTQVLSFKRMAYRVFNEVGGITAKHMNESGKSMLLYNIIEDYKNDLKLFKKAAKRQGFITTVSDIITEFKRYNITPEIIINNLDNIEDDNLKYKMEDLSLIFSEFEKRLHKNYIDSEDDLTILVEKLHKSKQFDNAEIWIDEFSSFSPQEYSVLEKLLLKSYRINITLCTDYLNEGGFVDTTDVFSPIKNTENKLLEIIKDNNIKLDKPVALKCDPCARFKNSIELQHLEKNMFSFPYKEYKYETKDICMLKTLNQFTEIENTAKDIIKLCREKDCRFKDIAVITGDLNGYENIISSVFLQYNIPFFIDKKREINNNPIIILILSALEVLSKNCTYESVFRYLKTGLLDISNEEIDILENYVLANGIKGYTWTINKPWEHKSFSNYELEENVEKELLNKINDIRYKAMEPIVSLNESLKRKDRAKEFCEVLYEFLCGINLPDKIQGMIEEFKLEGEIEKASEYNQIWNIVVEVLEQIVEVIGEEKISLKEFFKVLQTGFSEYEIGLIPPALDQVIVGSITRLRSHNINILYIVGVNDGIFPAPLKEEGILNDDDRQFLLDKGLEIAKDTKSVAFEEQFLVYSTLTTPSKYLRLSYPIADGEGKTLRPSIIISRIKKIFTNICEENDIVKSNSEEEALKNISSAKPTFNYLISNLRKDVEGVKIDNAWGDTYKWYLENDFWIEKLNRLIKGFDYTNQSKYIETKKIRNLYGKPLKISVSRVEKFSQCPFAYFIQYGLKAKDRKIFNLSYPDLGIFMHSILEKFSHELEKEGLDWNTMDLNWAEEEIDKLINDELDNKSLEILNSSKRYEYVTKSVKKILKRSIWLIGEHIKRGNFKPSYYELSFDVDGDYPPIAMELHSGEVVNLIGRVDRVDLLQKDGATYLKIIDYKSGTKEFKLSDVYYGLQLQLLIYLDAILMELAERSGINGEPGALLYLKLDDPIVKNTVDMSDNEIEKSIIKNLKMKGLILNDPNVIKDMDNIISGISDIIPVMLKKDGEVSEGRSSVATKEEFETLRKYVRYTIIEICEEMLEGNIEIKPYKKKDGSSCDYCIYSSVCKFDTEIRGNKYNILLDKKDEEVWDAIKKKIEF